The genomic region aaataacaAACCTGTGACCCTATcccagtagaaaatgaatggatagATGTAAATAGCAAATAAACAGCAGGTTTCATCTGTCATTAAAGAAAATCCGCCCCATGAATCTTCCTTTTGCAAACACAGAATGCAATTCAAAGGCAAAATCAAGACGTTCTATGATAtcagacttttatttgttttgcccTCCTTTCAATTTTGAAAGTGCAGCATTGTAAACGAGGGAGGAAGACGTGAAGTGGCGCAGAGGCATTTCAGTCAGGTGAGAAAAGCTTTCCAAAGGACGATGTGTGAGAGAAGCAACGACAGCAACTGTATTGAttttatataaaagtataaaattaaCCGACATGCACAACAACTAGCCTTCACCTTCACACATCAAAATGTTCTATTGTATTAaatatcattttctgttttctgcagTATTATTATCCATTTCAACAGGGATGAATGCATGTATGCAGGGAACACATTGCACAGACACAAATCAGACACAATGGATTAAGCTGAATGAGacaaaaggaggagagaaagaaagagggaaaagttAGATatgagttatttttggtggACTTTACCATGGTCAAACACGATTAAATGACAGCTCACCTTTGATATTGACTCTGGCCACAGCCTCACTGGAGCCAATGTGGTTGGTGGCCACACACGTGTATGTCCCACTGTCACTCACTTGAACATGGGCTACATACAGCTTTCCGTCCTTTGTGGTCATTGATCCTGCGGGAAGCCTCGCCCTGCTTGCCCGACTCCACACAAATTCAATGGGATGAGTGCCGTGGGCGAGGCACTGCAGTTGCAGGGCCTCACCTGCCTTAAGTCTCACGTGGTCAGGCATGCAGGTGGCATACGGAGGAGCTGCATGACGGAGACAACAGTTAGACCTGTGCGGTGACAAAAGAACGTGCATAAACAGTATTTGTGTTGCCGTCCACTTACTCTCTACCTCCATCTGCGTGTATGCCTCGCTGTAGCCGTGTATGTTGGTGGCGTTACAAATGTATTGTCCCGAGTCTTGGCGGCCCACACTGCTCAGTGTCAAAACGCCACCACTCACTGAGTGTTTCCATGGCAGCGGTGCTCTGAGCTTGGACCAGGTGATGTCAGGAGGTGGTGAACCTGGAGGGTGGAgatgaaacaaagacacagtggCACTATATATGTATTCTGGCCTCTCATCGCCAAGGTCAAGGTCGCATGCTTTTATAACATTGTtattctctgtatgttggcttAGACCAGTCATCTGTCCAGTGACTCCAGCTGGTCCAGAACGCTGTCACTCGCCTTTtcacaggaaaaaagaagagagaccACCTCACACCTGTGTTGCGTtctctccactggcttcctaatcgttttaggattgattttaaaattgtattgttttttaaagctatTAAGGGTTTGGCACCATCTCACCTCTCGGAACTTGAAGCTCTGAGgtctaaaaaaaaccccaaaaaaaacaacaacttgtacatcgcacttatgactagcacttcatagtttgatccacttgaagctcttacttacttctagctcttatttgtacccaaatgtttaaatgcacttttgtaagtcgctttggataaaagcgtctgctaaatgacatgtaatgtaatgtaatgtaataagtGGCTGCTGTGAGATGTGCCAAATTCCCGACGTGATCgggccttttctgtagctgcttCTAAAATTTAAAACGGGTtacccatggaaattaaatctgcccccCACCATGGAaaattttaaatcacttttatatAGACAACCGGGACACGtcactatgttttatgttttcacaTAATGTTTTATAACCTTTAtgttgtaaagcactttggtcaaccttggttgtttttttaaatgtgctctaaaTTTGGCTTGACTTGACTTACCACTGGCCTGACATGACATTGTGACTGAATGTCCTTCCACCACTGTCATCTCTGTCGTGCTCACTTTAGCCACTGGTACTCCCGGTCCTGCCTCAACAATGAGCTCAACCTTTACATCCGTCACCCCTTCAGTGCTCTCCGCCTGGCAGATATAAACCCCCGCATCTTCTGGACGCACTGCAGCCCACTGTGGAAAAAGGTTATAATTGTCGCCTTTTATATGAATTTAATTACAACGTGGAAATGAATGTAGATATTATTGGAGCATGCGTTCACCTGTATGCCATTGGCGCCATCAGATTCAGTGGTAAACAGCTGAAGGGTGGAGCCTTGCCGTTTCCAACTTATATCGGGACGCGGCCTGCCTGTGGCACGACAAACCACTGACGCAGGGTCTCCTATTTTGACATGCAGGGGCCCTGCAGGTGTCACCCGCACCTTGGGAggatctgagagagagaggatttgTCTATACATTCAACCAAGTGGCAAAGAGTCGTCACATCACAAATGGAATCTCGTCTCTAAATGGACGGTGGAGAGGTGGTCATTCGATGGTGCGGTGGCTTACATTGAACAGCAAgaagggtcacacacacacacacacacacactagagaTACTACAGTGTGaagacacactcacatttaacaCTCAGCACAGCGGTGGCACTGCTGCGGCCTGCAGAGTTGGATGCCACACAGGTGTACTGGCCCTGGTTGCCAGGTTTGCTGCTCACAAATGTCAGCACAGAGCCATCAGGACCAGTCTTAGCATTGtctacaggggaaaaaaaaacacagaattcatTTTCTCCTCACAGATAGCAATGTTGTCAAGATGCAACGCTTGTCTGTACATGTTATTACTCCTGACCTGGTAATGCTGGGCTGTTGGCTCTCCTCCACTCCAGTTGGATTGGCCGTGCACCGCTGCCCACTTTGCACCTGAGGCTGACAGACTCCCCCTGACGCACAGTCACAGCTCGGGGCTCCACTGAGATCACAGGAGCCTGGCCAGAAACTGTACAAAGAGATTACAGCTggtagcaacacacacacacacacacacacacacacacacatgcatgcaagaACGCACGCAGCCAACTCCCTGAACCTTTAGACAGGCATGGGATtaaacagtgtaaacaaacactgagccAGAGCAAACAacctgagcaaacacacagactgaacAAAAGTGCTATTTAAtgacaaagcaacaaaaaaagacagaattgaaatataatataaagtaaaaaataaattataaaagtTTTACGCCAACTCCCAAAAAAACTGAAGTTGTGCAGAGAGTTTTGGTTTGATCTCTGAACATTTAGAGAGTGGAGCGTCTGTTTAAACATTGTACTAATAAAACTGTCCCCATTATTCTGCTTAATCCACCAAACACACATCAgtagtaagttttttttttcaattaaacgTATAAACAGAGGGGCGTGTGTTTAACCAATAATGTTTTGAAtcttttctctatttttgtcttcatgtcttcttGTATAAGAGGACGTCCTCTCCTGCCAATGCTGAGACAATAGTCTCTTCTTGAACTATGGACGACACTGCTGCTGGTTTGTATACTGAGGCAccagtttgtgtcacatttatagCAACACTAGAACATGTGTCATGtctatgataaaaaaaagcgGACCCCAGTTAAGAATTACTCATGCTCCTTTAACATGCTCGTCCTGATTCTTGCAGTTGGTGACAGAGACGATGATGAAGTGACAAACTTTGCTCGCTGTTCCTAAGGACAGAAGTTCAGGTGCAGAGTGGGAATGAAAGAGGcttcattcttttattattttagggttaaaaacaaacaaaatgaggtccaaaaatatttttacagacttaaagaagatggaaaaaatgAATCTATTGGGACGAACCAACACATCTGCCAAAACCTGCAAAACGTGGCAGATGGTTTTctattgataaaaataaatcagatttattACCTGAACATAATAGTGAGCACAGGATCAGAGCCGCAGGTGATAAATCCATGGTGAACAGTCACACTTTTCCCCCTCAATAAAAcgtctctcactctgtctgtctctgtctctgtgtgtgtgtgtgagtctctgtgacTGTCTCTTTTACATACCGTCATTTTCAACCTTTAACCCAGATTTACCaccatcacattttaaacactgtCCACACAGATGCAGTCACATAGAAAGAAGTTTCACTGTGGgaacatttatttgttgtacaacaaaataatagtgagcataatttgtgtttgtttgtcataaaTTGTGAGTCACGGCTCACGTCCCTGAGATTTCACATACATGTCCCACCACACTACAGACACTGATTTCATCACTTTTAGTCCTCATATTATCTTTTTGCTTTCCaagaaaatgatttcatttcagCAAAACTGTATGCGTGTGTGCACAAAGTCACATAGTGGCTAATCAAACAGGGTTCAAAGGACTCTCAAAGTACATCGCTgccctttgtctttgtcctgttTCTTATCAGGAAAATATTCGGAAATGGATTTTAAACCTTTTTCCAATTGAATTCAGGTCTTGGGAATTTAACAGTAGATTAAGAAGTAAAGCCTTTGTTGTTAAGTTAGGACGACTTCAGCAGGAAAACACGGTTGTCTGTAAATACCCAAATACCGGATGAATAAACAACACACGTGGTCCTACGGATGCTGTATGATATGATTAAGAATGGCAAAATAACAAGCAACGTCGACTGCATCTAGGCCAGTTACCTTTGCTCGAGAAGTCTGATTATTTGTTCATATGCAGCAGTGTCGttacattcacacaaaaacaaatacagtcaCAGTTCTTGTAAAAGAGTGATAATGTGTTTATTCAAACAACCTACTTTCTACTTCAACTTAAAAAACTAGTTTAACATGCAAATTCGACCCTAATCTACTGTAGTAGTGACTGGCTTTACTGTCTGAGACAAAACCTTGAATCCAGGATGTGACTCAAGGCCATTTACAAACTCTGACTCTTCATCACTGATCTATTAATGAAGATAAACAAAGAGCAATAGTTCCGTTTTATCTGAAAGTGTCCAAACAGTGGTTACAATGTGAAAGGGAGACTCATGAGCGATCAGCACCACGAAGCAATATGTTCAATGAACGCTGTAGAGTTTGCTCACAGCTCAGCTGGAGGTCAGTCCACAGAGTTTGTGTTAATTGGACGAGGATGAAGGGAGGGACAAAGTACAGAATCATTTGGCGATGGGAGGAGGGACATCACCCACTGTCACGCCAACCAGCCATCACCAACCTGCAGAGAAGAGACACATCCACAGTGGGACATGATGTCAGCTGTGATGGGGGAAAATATACCTTCAGATGTCCTACGTGTATGAAGTTCAGTGAATATTTCTGCAACTACCTGACTGCATTTACTGATTTAAATAGATTATGACTTCAGTTGTACAGGAACCAGATTTATGCATTGTGATATAAATTGGAACAATTAATTAGAGTCAttaatctgactttttaatGCCTTTGAATCTTAGGTTGTCTGAACAAATGGGTTATCTTTAAGGTGGTGTATTGGTCAGAGTTAGGATTATGCAAGTAGTGGTTATAGATATGGTTAGGGTACATTTCAGTGAAAtgagttgtgtgttttcttatctcttttctgatataaacacaaaccactAGTCATCATGAGGACGACAGCCTGGTCCTAATCAggccacatatactgtatggtaTGGTAATAGTAAGGtttggttatggttagggttaggcattaactggttaatagaagtcaatgcagtttcctaggaagaatagctgtgcaacaCACCTGAGTTTGGTGTGACAGGAGAGTTGAGCTGACTGTCCTGGGACGACACACTTGCAGAGTCCTCAGCTGCTTTCATGAAATACACACTCGCTTCATCCTGGTACTTGGCAATGTTCTTCTTATAGCGAATCCTCTTGTTCCCAAACCAGTTGCCCACCTGAGAGAGTCAGCGAGGGGGAAAAAGTTATGTGACCATGCCTGTGTACGACACCGTGTTTAGTTTATTTCCATTAAAGGTTGTTACTTTTATGTTACTACCTGAGCGACGGTGATGGAGCACTTCTTGGCCAGCTCTTCTTTGGTCGTCTCACTGGGGTAGGGGTTTGCCAGGTGGGAGtaaaaatattcattcaaaatctCTACGGCCTGTTTGCTGAAGTTTCTACGTTTCCTCCTGTCGGAACAGGGTACATTGCAGCAAGAAATCATCAAGTAAACACAGTTACGTGAGCGGGgagtaataataaaacagtgcAAACCAACCTGGCATCTAAAAACCTGGCGCGAAGGATCATGACTGCTTCACACGTGCTCTGCTTCAACTGGGTCAGGATACTGCTGAATTTGCGCTGGATGATTTCCACCATTCGGTCGATCTCTTTGGATGAGATGGGTCGTGAACGGGACTGCTCCCTTAGTAAGTTGATCACATGGCTGGTAAATTCCCGGCATGCCTGCATGTGAAGAGAGGATGAGGGAGAATGCAAACTCACATTTGCAATAGCTGAGCGCTTAAAGGAAAAGAATATGGTACTGAAATAACAAATCTGCAGTGTGACGAGTGAAGTGTCAGCCTGAGATTATttttctgaagaaaaacaaacctgttcGTATTTGTCGAGCTCAGTGTGGTAGATCTGTCGTATCTGAGCGAGCTTCTCTCTGTAGTCTGCCTGCTCTGCGTCCTCATCGTCAGGCgttcctccagctgctgctgctgctgcaaaagctgctgctgtcaccgcCGCCACTGCAGAGGCCCCGCTCTTCTCGGGACCTGCAACACCCTCAGCTATCAGCATGTTGTCCAGTCGCATGACCTGAGGGTCTGGAGGAGTCTCATCCTTGATGTCGCCCATGTTCAGAGCTGTGGAGATGGAGAGAATATGTCATGGCTTCATCGgatgtgacttttttctttctttttctttttttgtctaatCTGCTGCTCACTAGTGAAAAGTGCTCAATGTGGCCAAGTCAAACGTCTTGCCATGGAATACAGAAAAGAATAGAAGTtacattaaacatgaaatatcaTGAGGCACAATTTCACCCACCAACATAATTAgtaattaaactaaaaatactGTCGTGTTAGCATTGGAAATGAAACAACCACGTGTCCACAGTCACAAAGATATATCGATCACAGGGGACACATTGTATCGGCCCACACATTGTATGGCAgggacataaaaacaaacccagGCAAATTGACATACATCtttgcacgtgcacacacacgggtttgtgcagctattcttccaaggacactgcattgatttccattcatttgaacagcctaaacTACAGTGTCATCCCTGACCTCAAAgcaatacttcaccgatttgcatttagcgttGTATTACTAAAAtaaggggtagtatttttgaaaaaaaaaatgtatattattattaaaattattattttagtaatacaaagctaaatgcaaatcagtgaagtgttcctttaacCATAAGGTCAACTTTAACTAGTTCCTCAAAAattgttctgcctcattatgtccaggttttggtctccatgaggactactggtcctgacaaggtcagtgtttgtgccagaaaaaggtcctaatgaggtaacaaatacaaatacacacgcgcgcacacacacacagaggcctttTAATTAACATCAGCTCTTAAGTAGTGACTAATGACCCGGTGAAAATTGAAGGCTCATTTGAGAGGTTGTTAATTTACACAGTTATGTAAATTGACTGGTAATTACAGTGTaggaaatcacacacacacacacacacacactccatgtgATCACATATTATGTCCATTCATCAGCTCCAAACGACACAACAGCAGTGATGTTTAGAGAACACTGCTCCTATTACGCTGATGGAGCAGATTATTCAGATTACTGTaaacctgcaaacacacacacacacacatacatacaaaagaAGCCAggacagtcattttaaatgtgctgaaAGTGCACAACTGTTTCCCACAGCTGCagaatgtgtgtctgtctaacAGCATAGACAAGGTGGGATTATGTTTCCTGGCTGTGCTGCACTGATTCTGCTTGTAATGAAGGCTAACAGGAGATGATCAATCCATCCTTACAGCCTCTACCATCTAATCTACCCTTCCTTTACCATAtgtctctcactctgtccttgttttatttcacgCGCTtagagtcgtctttcaactcgagGGTCGTGGGTTCGATTCCCTGCCCCGCTAGTTTACATGCAGACGTGTCTTTGGGCAAGTGGGTTGAATAGGTGTAAAAGATGAGCGATAGAAAAACATATAGATACAGTgtactgtatgaaagtgtgagtgtagagacgctttgagtggtcatcaagacgagaatggcactatataaatacagaccatttaccatctCCTCTTTTTGTCTCACATGTTTGCAGCTCTGTCCCCTTCAAGGATAattgctaaccctaacccttattaaaaaggagaagaagaaaggaaaagaggtACAGGTCCATCCAAGCCCGTACCTCTAGGTTTGCGAACACCTTTTGTCCAAGTGCAATAAGAGTGCTTAACACTAAGGAACTATTCCAATCTGTGCAATATACACACCCCACATACATCCACTCTGctgtacaatgtacaatgtacaatgtactgtatcatatactgcatatttcccttactggctcccactgtaaatgaatacttttttctttttttttttttacatatccttCTAATTTTGTCGAAGGTGTTGGTGCACTGTTTcattctttcttcttctactcttatctcttcacttgcactactAGAACTGTCCTCtaatctcgttgtacactgtataatgacaataaaggtgattctgattctatTAACACCTTGTTTTACAACGTCTACAGTACTACAATATTCATCTTTGTGACTTTTGCCCaagaaaatgttcagaaaaGTAATATTTGGATATTCATGGTGCTAAACCTTCGCGTCGGCCGCACTGGCAGTGCTCTGTAACTCACAGGTGAATAAACAGAGCTGCGTCATCACCACATCATCTTTACTTCCTACTGTTAATCACCCAGATTAGACGATCCTGTTGCTCCCGTGAATGTCACAGTGAAAAGTGTCTGTTGTTATGACGCTCCTCCAGCAGTAGAGTGCTTCTAGCCACTTTTCACCATCTGAGCATTTGGAGGAGGTCatcaccagaaaaaaaaaaaactcagcttGCCAGCCAGCAGAGGTTGACTTATAGAACAATCCCGTCAAAAAAATTGAAGGTACGAGAGTGTGACACACTGAGCACAAGagcaagagagggagacagagagacaatgCATTAATAACACATAACAGTAGATGAAGGAGAGCTGGGAAAACTTGGTAGGAATAATATAAAATCTGCTCATCAGTctccaatctctctctctcagtctctgtcaCAGGTGTGTCTTTACAGGACTCGTTTTAGGAGTCGTCAAACATCATTAAATGGATTTTATCACTCTTGTACAACTCTTATCCTCTGCTTCCTAAATCTGACATGTTATCTTCGGCATAATGCCGAGCACAGAAGATCACTCATACAATCAcaaatgcactgtaaaaaataaagtgcagcGCATCATTAACGCACAACTCTTCTCTCCACTGGCTTTTTTCTGACACATGAACAACTTACCCGTCCTTTCTTTCACCTCACACAGGACGCCGAAGAGGGCGGGCTTCAGTCTGTGGCAGTTTAACgcgtgttttcttttaaagggaAGAAAGGCAGAGACATTGGTGATGAATAAAAACCATGAACtggtatgttgttgttgtttttggtagaatagaatagaatagaatagtctTATGAAAGATGTAGCGgacgtttttctttcttttctcatcaCATTTGAACTTTTAATTGTTCCTATTTTTGGCAGTTTGTCCACTTCACAGTGTCCCCTGAAAACACTCCTATAACCgactcacatttaaaaaatgaatgtgctTCTTAATGTATTAACCATATCCCAAATAGGTCAatttggaaaatgaaaagcGGTCTTTAAAATAACTGGAAAAAGTTTTGGTTGTAATCCAAGTATGGTATTGTTTTCACAACAATTGTGAACTTTTTAAGGACTTTTCAGGGAAACTGGAGAAGCCTTGGTGAAGGATTGCACTCAGAGTGCAACAGAACAACTGGTTTTTACTTAAACGTGTAATAATTTACTCATGAGCTCAGTATTCTGTGTTCAGTGCTGATTAGAAAACCTTTGGTTCTAATGTTGGTCGTGGTCCACAGGGGCTGGAGGTAGTTTTCATTTCCTATTTAGTGTATAATGTGTAATGAAGTGTGATATCGTGCTGACGAGTTCTTTTCTTCAGTCAGGTTCTGGTCTGGTACCCGTGTTATACTTATTACCTGGCCTGGGCCTCCTCCAGACTCTCATCTGTGATGGCCATGATCTTCTGGAGGATCTCACCAATGTCCCGCTGTGTCTGGCCGAGGTCACGGTGTGTCCTTATGCCGCCAGGGTCACACACGTTCTCCCGGGACTGTCCTGTTGGTCCCATGTGACCCGACATGAGGCGAGACTGGTCCTCCATATTCCCAGCGTGGCTCCTAACCTTTGGTGTGAGACAGAAGTGGGAGGAGGGGAACTGCAATGGGAGATATGTCCTTCTAGAGCTTTCTGTGCTTTCAATACCTGAGATTATAGATTATTGAGCTTGCAAGTTTATATAAAAGCATACAGTAAAGGTAATAGAAGAAGCTCTACAGCTTCTGGTTGTTCTTAGCAcagttaataaaacattaaaaagcttGGAGGCCTAATCTtcctctgaaaaaaaacaaaaaaacacaacaggctCCCAAAAAGGAAAGAGGGTTCAAAACAAAGTGGGAATGTAGGCGGTCATTTACTATTTGGGGAGTGGACTTTTATCTCTGCCACAGAGAAAATCCagattaaaatctgattttaaaaaacaaaaaacaacagatagAATGTTCAATGACTGTTAAATAACGTTTACGACTGTTTAAATGTTGTTATCAAATGGCCCACGAATCCCTTTGGTATCAGCCACGTAAACCAGCTCGGCCATTAAAAGTGTGAACCTAAAACACGGCACAGGAAAGATAATCCCCAAAACACTTCAGGTCCATCAGGTTCCACGCTGCTCTAACGTTGATAAACGgctgcttttctctgtttcctgtttttctgtttgcagCTCCAGCGCCAGCTCCGGCTCCAGCTCCCCACCGACGGACAACGATGTCCACTGTCAAGTTACACAGCACGATTAGAAGGCACTTCCGCTCAAACATCACACAAGTAAGGATGTACACTACTGATGGTGCACTCCAAACATTTTCCAGGTGTATGTGTGGCATTACAGCTGCTGAATAGcatcattattaataaaataacaataaaaaataataataaaaatatactacaatactatactatagtatTATAGTCTTACATTTtgcattgtaagtcgctttggataaaagtgtctgctaaatgacatgtaatgtaatgtaatactatactatataataacattgatagatagataaataaaataagaaaaaaaagattacctggaaaaatgttgaaaacgaataaaaaaattaaacatttatttgtacttttattttgaaattaggAATGATTAAATTCCGGTCTTGTCGTGGCTGTTTATGGTTaacttgctctctctctctcgggcTGCGGGAAATGCTGCAGTttgcagagaagaaaagaggccatctcttcgtgtgtgtgtgtgtgtgtgtgtgtgtgtgtgtgtgagagagagagagcgagagcggcagagaaagagagaaaattacACTCTGTAATTTGCTAATTAACCAGTAAAGCTAAATGCTC from Solea senegalensis isolate Sse05_10M linkage group LG6, IFAPA_SoseM_1, whole genome shotgun sequence harbors:
- the LOC122771014 gene encoding pre-B-cell leukemia transcription factor 1-like isoform X2 → MRKERKTSATSFIRLFYSILFYQKQQQHTSSWFLFITNVSAFLPFKRKHALNCHRLKPALFGVLCEVKERTALNMGDIKDETPPDPQVMRLDNMLIAEGVAGPEKSGASAVAAVTAAAFAAAAAAGGTPDDEDAEQADYREKLAQIRQIYHTELDKYEQACREFTSHVINLLREQSRSRPISSKEIDRMVEIIQRKFSSILTQLKQSTCEAVMILRARFLDARRKRRNFSKQAVEILNEYFYSHLANPYPSETTKEELAKKCSITVAQVGNWFGNKRIRYKKNIAKYQDEASVYFMKAAEDSASVSSQDSQLNSPVTPNSGW
- the LOC122771014 gene encoding pre-B-cell leukemia transcription factor 1-like isoform X1; translation: MEDQSRLMSGHMGPTGQSRENVCDPGGIRTHRDLGQTQRDIGEILQKIMAITDESLEEAQARKHALNCHRLKPALFGVLCEVKERTALNMGDIKDETPPDPQVMRLDNMLIAEGVAGPEKSGASAVAAVTAAAFAAAAAAGGTPDDEDAEQADYREKLAQIRQIYHTELDKYEQACREFTSHVINLLREQSRSRPISSKEIDRMVEIIQRKFSSILTQLKQSTCEAVMILRARFLDARRKRRNFSKQAVEILNEYFYSHLANPYPSETTKEELAKKCSITVAQVGNWFGNKRIRYKKNIAKYQDEASVYFMKAAEDSASVSSQDSQLNSPVTPNSGW
- the LOC122771013 gene encoding basement membrane-specific heparan sulfate proteoglycan core protein-like, with the protein product MDLSPAALILCSLLCSVSGQAPVISVEPRAVTVRQGESVSLRCKVGSGARPIQLEWRRANSPALPDNAKTGPDGSVLTFVSSKPGNQGQYTCVASNSAGRSSATAVLSVKYPPKVRVTPAGPLHVKIGDPASVVCRATGRPRPDISWKRQGSTLQLFTTESDGANGIQWAAVRPEDAGVYICQAESTEGVTDVKVELIVEAGPGVPVAKVSTTEMTVVEGHSVTMSCQASGSPPPDITWSKLRAPLPWKHSVSGGVLTLSSVGRQDSGQYICNATNIHGYSEAYTQMEVETPPYATCMPDHVRLKAGEALQLQCLAHGTHPIEFVWSRASRARLPAGSMTTKDGKLYVAHVQVSDSGTYTCVATNHIGSSEAVARVNIKA